From the Palaemon carinicauda isolate YSFRI2023 chromosome 42, ASM3689809v2, whole genome shotgun sequence genome, one window contains:
- the LOC137633142 gene encoding cornifin-B-like → MAVNEGRSSKASQVAHSKDSQATNSKASQATHSKAPQATHSKASQAAHSKAPQATYSKASQAAHSKAPQATYSKASQAAHSKAPQATHSKASQAAHNKVPQVARSKASQAAHSKNSS, encoded by the coding sequence TAAAGCCTCACAGGTCGCTCATAGTAAAGACTCACAGGCTACTAATAGTAAAGCCTCACAGGCCACTCATAGTAAAGCCCCACAGGCTACTCATAGTAAAGCCTCACAGGCCGCTCATAGTAAAGCCCCACAGGCTACTTATAGTAAAGCCTCACAGGCCGCTCATAGTAAAGCCCCACAGGCTACTTATAGTAAAGCCTCACAGGCCGCTCATAGTAAAGCCCCACAGGCTACTCATAGTAAAGCCTCACAGGCTGCTCATAATAAAGTCCCACAGGTTGCACGTAGTAAAGCCTCACAGGCTGCTCATAGTAAAAACTCCTCATAG